In one window of Camelina sativa cultivar DH55 chromosome 15, Cs, whole genome shotgun sequence DNA:
- the LOC104747386 gene encoding uncharacterized protein LOC104747386 — MSVHLQKIRQLGERAHTHDEIELICDLQKVAVKSNQSLRRVATGPCDHFFLPSSAPYQSNSSSSSNDPLSSSQEEQRERSSFRPLQPTSINAHSVLGQFLFDSCVPKNIEGWDIRFAGSLNGQPYATSSSRKNSNLGFKKCVFRSRL; from the coding sequence ATGTCAGTACACTTACAGAAAATCCGGCAGCTTGGAGAAAGAGCTCACACGCATGATGAGATTGAGTTAATATGTGACCTTCAGAAAGTTGCTGTGAAATCTAACCAAAGCTTAAGAAGAGTAGCCACTGGGCCATGTGACCACTTTTTCTTACCCAGCTCAGCACCGTATCaaagcaacagcagcagcagcagcaacgaCCCATTGTCGTCTTCAcaagaagaacagagagaaagaTCCTCCTTCCGCCCACTCCAACCAACGAGCATAAATGCTCACAGCGTTCTCGGGCAGTTCCTATTCGACTCATGTGTTCCAAAGAACATCGAAGGGTGGGATATCAGATTTGCGGGTTCTCTCAACGGCCAACCATATGCAACTTCCTCCTCCCGTAAGAACTCAAATCTTGGTTTCAAGAAATGCGTTTTCCGTTCAAGACTATGA
- the LOC104747389 gene encoding uncharacterized protein LOC104747389: MGDEHSFIPKDSFVFKLPKKSPLVLRMVVLVFVMVCAVYICSICLKQIGVVPSAGFMNVEVFERQCPEPNIEPWDIPYVHYPKPKTYSREECACNPVRYFAILSMQRSGSGWFETLLNNHTNISSNGEIFSVKDRRANVSTIFETLDKVYNLDWLSSASKNECTSAVGLKWMLNQGLMKHHEEIVEYFKTRGVSAIFLFRRNLLRRMISVLANSYDRDAKLLNGTHKSHVHSPKEAEILARYKPLINTSLLIPDLKQVQEMTSKALAYFNTTRHIFLYYEDVVKNRTKLDDVQEFLKVPKLNLKSRQVKIHHGPLSQHVQNWEEVQTTLKGTGFENYLLEDYRR, translated from the exons ATGGGCGACGAACACTCTTTCATCCCAAag GATAGTTTTGTCTTCAAGCTTCCTAAAAAATCACCACTTGTGTTAAGGATGGTTGTTCTCGTGTTTGTAATGGTCTGTGCTGTTTACATTTGCTCCATTTGTTTGAAGCAAATTGGTGTTGTCCCTAGTGCTGGGTTCATGAACGTTGAAGTGTTTGAGAGGCAGTGTCCTGAGCCTAATATCGAACCTTGGGACATACCTTATGTTCATTACCCTAAACCTAAAACTTATAGTAG GGAGGAATGTGCCTGCAATCCTGTTAGGTATTTTGCGATTCTCTCGATGCAGAGATCTGGTAGCGGCTGGTTTGAGACTTTACTTAACAATCATACTAACATAAGCTCGAACGGAGAGATCTTTTCGGTTAAAGATAGGAGAGCTAATGTGTCGACCATTTTTGAGACGTTGGACAAAGTATATAATTTAGATTGGTTGAGTAGTGCTTCTAAGAACGAGTGCACCTCTGCTGTTGGTTTGAAGTGGATGCTTAATCAG GGTCTAATGAAACACCATGAAGAGATAGTAGAATACTTTAAAACCCGAGGCGTAtctgctattttccttttcagaAGAAACCTCTTACGCCGGATGATTTCAGTTCTTGCAAACTCTTACGATAGAGATGCTAAGCTATTAAATGGTACTCACAAGTCCCACGTTCACTCCCCTAAAGAG GCTGAGATATTGGCGCGATATAAGCCATTAATCAACACGAGTCTTTTGATACCTGATCTGAAGCAGGTTCAAGAAATGACTTCAAAAGCACTTGCGTACTTTAATACCACTCGCCATATCTTCCTCTACTACGAAGATGTTGTCAAGAACCGCACC AAACTAGACGATGTCCAAGAGTTTCTAAAGGTGCCAAAACTCAATTTAAAGAGTAGGCAAGTAAAGATTCATCATGGTCCATTGTCACAGCACGTACAAAACTGGGAAGAGGTTCAAACGACACTGAAAGGGACCGGTTTTGAAAATTATCTACTAGAAGATTACCGCAGGTGA
- the LOC104747384 gene encoding calmodulin-like protein 1 isoform X1, giving the protein MSNVSFLELQYKLSKNKMLRKPSRMFSRDRQSSGLSSPGPGGFFQPSVNEMRRVFKRFDTDSDGKISQTEYKVVLRAQGQERVIEDVPKIFKAVDLDGDGFIDFREFTDAYKRSGGIRSSDIRNAFWTFDLNGDGKISAEEVMSVLRKLGERCSLEDCKRMVRAVDADGDGLVNMEEFMRMMSFNIV; this is encoded by the coding sequence ATGTCAAACGTGAGCTTTCTTGAGCTGCAATACAAGCTCTCTAAGAACAAGATGTTGAGGAAGCCTTCAAGGATGTTCTCCAGGGACAGACAATCATCAGGCTTGTCTTCACCCGGACCAGGAGGCTTTTTTCAGCCTTCTGTTAATGAGATGAGACGCGTTTTCAAGAGGTTTGATACGGACAGTGATGGAAAAATATCTCAGACTGAGTACAAGGTAGTGCTGAGAGCGCAAGGACAAGAGAGGGTTATCGAGGACGTGCCCAAGATCTTTAAAGCCGTGGATCTGGATGGTGATGGGTTTATTGATTTCAGAGAGTTTACTGATGCATACAAGAGAAGCGGAGGGATTAGGTCTTCCGATATACGCAATGCTTTCTGGACTTTTGATTTAAACGGGGACGGGAAGATAAGCGCAGAGGAAGTAATGTCAGTTCTAAGGAAGCTTGGGGAGAGATGTAGCTTAGAGGACTGCAAGAGGATGGTGAGAGCTGTTGATGCAGATGGAGATGGATTGGTTAATATGGAAGAGTTCATGAGGATGATGTCTTTCAACATCGTCTGA
- the LOC104747390 gene encoding uncharacterized protein LOC104747390 produces the protein MSSIPNNFNFLGDDTNNHSFFPIQMNHNSNMVRSMFISSDHTNHGNFFPSSPSFTSFHNSHVSSSSFGYQNSHVRNHIMSDNYFPVNNHSHLTRVSFTQTITNRYTAIIPTNTLDNAQYGIERVKRAMNSESNIWNRTFSSPITFDKKCEILNPKPLNVIYPRQDSAYSQHLDMYSLSSKHNHDQHILQDGRSLKKILQPINRFEKTTEKSDGSNQDDGRTHSLPYEKYGPYTCPKCNGVFDTSQKFAAHMSSHYKTETSEEREQRLRAKNKRKFCKLTYGVHGR, from the coding sequence ATGTCTTCTATTCCAAACAATTTCAATTTTCTTGGTGATGATACTAACAATCATAGTTTTTTCCccatccagatgaaccataatTCTAATATGGTTAGATCGATGTTCATTAGTTCTGATCACACAAACCATGGAAATTTTTTTCCCTCATCtccttcttttacttcttttcatAATTCACAtgtctcttcatcatcttttgGATATCAAAATTCACATGTGAGAAACCATATAATGAGTGACAATTATTTTCCTGTCAATAATCATTCTCATCTCACTCGAGTTTCTTTCACTCAAACCATTACAAATAGGTATACTGCTATCATTCCTACTAATACGCTTGACAATGCACAATATGGTATTGAACGTGTCAAACGTGCTATGAATTCTGAAAGTAATATTTGGAATCGTACATTTTCTTCTCCAATtacttttgataaaaagtgcGAGATTTTGAATCCAAAACCTCTTAATGTCATTTATCCGCGTCAAGATTCTGCATATTCTCAACATTTAGACATGTATTCCTTGTCATCAAAGCACAACCATGACCAACATATTCTCCAAGATGGTCGTTCATTGAAGAAAATACTACAACCAATCAATCGTTTTGAGAAAACTACTGAGAAAAGTGACGGTAGTAATCAAGATGATGGTCGGACACATAGTCTACCATATGAAAAGTACGGTCCATATACATGTCCTAAATGCAATGGTGTGTTTGATACTTCTCAAAAATTTGCTGCACATATGTCATCTCACTACAAAACTGAGACGAGcgaagaaagagaacaaagacttcgagcaaaaaacaaaagaaagttctGTAAATTAACCTATGGAGTTCATGGTAGGTAA
- the LOC104747385 gene encoding pentatricopeptide repeat-containing protein At2g15690-like, with translation MSSLMVIRSARTQKIVTIGSLLQVRSSFPRLSSQFHCSGTLNSLPIRNLSTSAATNDYYQNPPSGSPSQQQRPYPPPQSFDSQGYQNQTKTNQRVPQNPNQWSQQNPQYGGNRPQYGGQRPQYGGQRPQYGGPRPQYQNQNVQQSPQSQYYPPQQQQQQPPRSSNQVPNQMNQQRNEVAATPSVEEVMSLCQRRLYKDAIELLDKGAMPDRDCFVMLFESCANLKSLEHSKKVHDHFLQSKFRGDPKLNNIVISMFGECSSVTDAKRVFDHMVDKDMDSWHLMMRAYSDNGMGDDALHLFEEMAKQGLKPNEETFLSVFLACATVGGIKEAFLHFDSMKNEYGIAPSTEHYLGVLGVLGKCGHLVEAEQYIRDLPFEPTAEFWEAMRNYARLHGDIDLEDYTEELMVDLDPSKAVTNKIPTPPPKSFKETNMVASKSRILEFRNLTFYKDEAKEMAAKKGVVYVPDTRFVLHDIDQEAKEQALLYHSERLAIAYGIICTPPRKTLTIIKNLRVCGDCHNFIKIMSKIIGRELIVRDNKRFHHFKDGKCSCGDYW, from the coding sequence ATGTCTTCTCTCATGGTGATTCGTAGCGCACGAACCCAAAAGATCGTCACAATAGGTTCTCTTCTCCAAGTACGTTCCTCATTTCCCAGACTCTCCTCTCAATTCCACTGCTCCGGTACCCTAAACTCGCTTCCGATCAGAAACCTCAGCACATCCGCCGCCACGAACGATTACTACCAGAATCCTCCATCTGGATCACCGTCTCAACAACAACGGCCGTATCCTCCACCTCAAAGCTTCGATTCTCAAGGTTATCAGAATCAGACGAAAACTAATCAACGAGTTCCACAAAACCCTAACCAATGGAGTCAGCAGAATCCTCAATACGGTGGGAACAGACCTCAATACGGTGGACAAAGGCCTCAGTACGGTGGTCAAAGGCCTCAATACGGTGGTCCAAGGCCTCAATATCAGAATCAGAATGTTCAGCAAAGTCCTCAGAGTCAGTATTACCCtccgcagcagcagcagcagcaaccacCAAGAAGCTCGAATCAGGTCCCTAATCAGATGAATCAGCAGAGGAATGAGGTAGCTGCTACACCTAGTGTTGAAGAGGTGATGAGCTTGTGTCAGCGTAGGCTATATAAAGATGCGATTGAGTTGCTTGATAAGGGAGCTATGCCTGATAGAGACTGCTTTGTCATGTTGTTTGAGTCTTGTGCGAATCTGAAGTCCCTTGAGCATTCTAAGAAGGTACATGACCATTTCCTGCAGTCTAAGTTTAGAGGTGATCCGAAACTGAACAATATCGTGATTAGTATGTTTGGGGAGTGTAGTAGTGTTACTGATGCTAAGAGAGTGTTTGATCATATGGTTGATAAAGATATGGATTCTTGGCATTTGATGATGCGTGCGTATAGTGATAACGGAATGGGAGATGATGCGTTGCATCTGTTTGAGGAGATGGCGAAACAAGGGTTGAAGCCCAATGAGGAGACTTTCCTTTCTGTTTTCTTGGCTTGTGCTACTGTGGGAGGGATTAAAGAGGCGTTTCTGCATTTTGATTCGATGAAAAACGAGTATGGGATTGCTCCGAGTACAGAACATTATTTGGGTGTTTTAGGTGTTCTTGGTAAATGTGGACATCTTGTTGAGGCAGAGCAATACATCCGTGACCTTCCGTTTGAACCCACAGCTGAGTTCTGGGAAGCTATGAGGAACTATGCTCGTCTACATGGAGATATCGATTTAGAGGATTACACTGAGGAATTGATGGTTGATCTTGACCCTTCAAAGGCTGTGACCAACAAGATTCCTACTCCTCCACCCAAATCATTCAAGGAAACAAATATGGTTGCTAGTAAGAGTAGGATCCTTGAGTTCCGGAATCTGACATTTTACAAGGATGAAGCGAAGGAGATGGCTGCAAAGAAGGGAGTGGTTTATGTTCCAGACACACGATTTGTTCTGCATGATATCGATCAAGAGGCTAAAGAACAGGCTCTACTCTACCACAGTGAGAGGTTAGCAATTGCTTATGGTATCATATGCACACCACCTCGGAAGACCCTCACAATCATTAAGAATCTCCGTGTTTGTGGGGACTGTCACAACTTTATCAAGATCATGTCCAAAATCATTGGTAGGGAGTTGATCGTGAGAGACAACAAACGTTTCCATCACTTCAAAGACGGTAAATGTTCTTGTGGTGATTACTGGTAG
- the LOC104747391 gene encoding uncharacterized protein LOC104747391 yields MEIEVAVAAAELNFDSTTSSPYITAPSSPTRFGNNNVFFFSAPTSPSPSTSSNIPFDWDDQPRTPKKRSASDFEDDFEFNFSGQLAKTSFSAADELFDGGKIRPLRQPLTPPFSSPRSRDPDIEISDGQQDRGRDRSLGSSSSRYDRKGSRSTSPLRVSDIMVDEEEEVQSTKMVASNTSNQKSSVFLSAILYPGRAYKKWKLKDLLLFRSASDGRPVPTKDSLKRYDILTKREAEDVRSSSIRSRESCDSSVSMSRRRNGAVVSAHEMHYTENRAVSEELKRKTFLPYKQGWLGCLGFNPTVHEIARVGSLSRASS; encoded by the coding sequence ATGGAGATAGAAGTGGCAGTAGCAGCAGCAGAACTCAATTTCGACAGCACAACTTCGTCTCCATACATAACAGCTCCTTCAAGCCCAACTCGATTTGGCAACaacaatgttttcttctttagtGCACCCACAAGCCCTTCTCCTTCCACTTCCTCCAACATACCTTTTGACTGGGATGATCAACCAAGAACTCCCAAGAAGAGATCAGCCAGCGATTTCGAAGACGATTTCGAGTTCAATTTCAGTGGTCAATTGGCGAAAACTTCTTTCTCTGCCGCTGATGAGCTCTTTGATGGAGGAAAGATTCGACCTTTAAGACAACCACTCActcctcctttttcttctcctagATCTAGGGATCCTGATATAGAAATTTCCGATGGTCAGCAAGATCGAGGAAGAGACCGGTCTCtgggatcttcttcttcgcgtTATGATCGTAAAGGAAGCCGTTCTACGTCTCCACTGAGAGTTTCAGACATTatggttgatgaagaagaagaagtacagTCAACAAAAATGGTTGCTTCCAACACAAGCAACCaaaaatcctctgttttcttgTCAGCAATTCTGTACCCTGGTCGTGCGTATAAGAAGTGGAAACTAAAAGATCTGTTGCTGTTCAGGAGTGCGTCAGACGGAAGACCGGTTCCGACCAAAGATTCCTTGAAAAGATACGATATACTAACAAAGAGAGAGGCCGAGGATGTGAGAAGTTCCAGTATCCGGTCGAGAGAGAGTTGTGACTCGTCGGTGTCTATGTCAAGGAGGAGGAACGGAGCGGTGGTTTCAGCTCACGAGATGCATTACACTGAGAACAGAGCAGTGTCGGAGGAATTAAAGAGGAAGACATTCTTGCCGTACAAGCAAGGCTGGTTAGGCTGCTTAGGGTTTAACCCTACGGTCCATGAAATTGCAAGAGTTGGGTCACTGTCACGTGCATCCTCTTGA